The following are encoded together in the Candidatus Woesebacteria bacterium genome:
- a CDS encoding glycosyltransferase family 39 protein: MKKILLAILFAAAYLRFTGIYPGYPPYHADEGMSYSQGIYILIDGTLDANGYSLHYAYPGLIPILNALFFKLIFIPFSWGKFYISNIGMFVDGLYNFPLTTEESNKILQLSILGIREIHVLTWGRIIAASVGVGNVLLTYLLAKKMFAKEVALLSSVFVAVNYRQVLNSHLALPDIYNAFFLLLSLLLTYRIIDKPSIKSYLLAGIGAGLSFSTKFHVYAIPPLLLAHFYFHFKNKSALIGCLFDKKIFIAGLSIMVITLIINPYHFIHFEQFREQIVDVSLKYKTGKNEFDFFPYSYLYHYGLGRVTSVLVILGIISIFTRFKEKLMLLSVIVPFLIVITFLTGGGFYTRNFITVTPLLMIFASAFVVQISKSVPKKVGLLIIIPLIGLALFENISKSVVVGNEYRQEWNYLITKKWIEENIPPGSKIAAHSSVNFDSVNYERLPFDQKHNYSMEEFNDADFVAINLEWMTNEFYWWMSQGTMNSLKYWNKPVELLEEAYPALVIREYSDYSIFSITNPALAPESDFVVVKIPDRDVRVKNLLLEFTFNKNEKVNFRSWSSNYFSVDNIKGLMITHVSKLEGLNSRDGFVFVEYFKNASDATERKNRTAVRISPRITSSEFTKQQFAHAIPKNSSYAVVSIGVYQESQSDVYFDKLEVFEADVSEDFGGWTPNPIKLDTDIVFPNSHGNL, from the coding sequence ATGAAAAAAATATTACTAGCAATTCTTTTTGCTGCAGCTTATTTGCGATTTACTGGTATTTATCCCGGTTATCCACCATATCATGCTGACGAAGGAATGAGTTATTCTCAAGGGATTTATATATTGATTGATGGTACGCTAGATGCAAACGGCTATTCCCTTCACTATGCATATCCGGGTTTAATACCGATACTAAACGCTCTATTTTTTAAATTAATATTTATACCATTTTCTTGGGGGAAGTTTTACATATCAAACATTGGCATGTTCGTCGACGGATTGTATAACTTTCCACTAACAACCGAAGAATCTAATAAAATCTTACAACTCAGTATATTAGGGATTAGAGAAATACATGTTCTTACTTGGGGTAGAATTATTGCGGCATCAGTTGGTGTTGGAAATGTCTTGTTAACTTATTTACTTGCAAAAAAAATGTTTGCAAAAGAAGTTGCATTGTTATCATCTGTGTTTGTAGCTGTAAATTACAGACAAGTTCTAAACAGCCACCTCGCTTTACCAGATATTTATAATGCATTTTTTTTATTACTTTCACTATTACTAACCTATCGAATTATTGATAAACCAAGTATTAAGAGTTATCTTTTAGCGGGAATTGGAGCTGGACTTTCTTTTTCCACAAAGTTTCATGTTTACGCCATACCACCTTTACTTTTAGCTCATTTTTATTTTCATTTTAAAAACAAAAGCGCTTTAATAGGTTGTTTGTTTGACAAAAAAATATTTATTGCAGGATTGTCGATAATGGTTATTACTTTAATAATAAATCCTTATCACTTTATTCACTTTGAGCAATTTAGAGAACAGATAGTAGATGTATCTTTGAAATATAAAACAGGTAAAAATGAATTCGATTTTTTCCCTTATTCATATTTGTACCACTATGGTTTGGGTAGGGTTACAAGCGTGCTCGTAATTTTGGGAATAATAAGTATTTTTACCAGATTTAAAGAGAAGCTTATGCTGCTATCTGTGATTGTACCTTTTTTGATTGTCATAACATTTCTTACTGGAGGAGGGTTTTACACGAGAAACTTTATTACGGTAACTCCATTATTAATGATCTTTGCATCAGCATTTGTAGTACAAATATCAAAATCAGTTCCAAAAAAGGTGGGTTTATTAATTATTATTCCTCTAATTGGACTAGCTCTGTTTGAAAATATATCAAAATCTGTTGTAGTGGGAAATGAGTATAGACAGGAATGGAACTATTTGATTACTAAAAAATGGATCGAGGAAAATATACCTCCGGGTTCAAAGATAGCAGCACATTCCTCGGTTAATTTTGATAGCGTTAATTATGAACGTTTACCGTTTGATCAAAAACATAATTATAGTATGGAGGAATTTAATGATGCAGACTTCGTAGCGATAAACCTAGAATGGATGACAAATGAATTTTATTGGTGGATGTCCCAAGGGACAATGAATTCTCTTAAATACTGGAACAAACCGGTAGAATTACTTGAAGAGGCGTATCCAGCACTTGTAATTCGAGAATATTCCGATTATTCGATTTTTTCGATTACAAATCCTGCATTAGCACCCGAGTCTGATTTTGTAGTAGTAAAAATTCCCGATAGGGATGTGAGAGTAAAAAATCTGTTATTGGAGTTTACCTTTAACAAAAATGAAAAAGTTAACTTTCGAAGCTGGAGCTCAAATTATTTTAGTGTAGATAATATAAAGGGATTAATGATAACCCATGTGTCGAAACTTGAAGGATTGAACTCCAGAGATGGTTTCGTCTTTGTTGAATACTTTAAAAATGCAAGTGATGCGACCGAACGTAAAAATAGAACCGCGGTTCGAATATCACCGCGGATAACAAGTAGTGAGTTTACCAAACAACAATTTGCACACGCTATACCTAAAAATTCGAGTTATGCTGTTGTGAGTATTGGTGTATACCAAGAATCACAGTCGGATGTATATTTTGATAAACTGGAAGTGTTTGAGGCGGATGTATCCGAAGATTTTGGAGGATGGACCCCAAATCCAATTAAATTAGATACTGATATCGTATTTCCAAATAGTCACGGGAATTTGTAA
- a CDS encoding WxcM-like domain-containing protein, which produces MDIKKCKFTKLQTILDERGNLTIIESGKNSRFKFKREFYMHKIFKDVPRGGHAVITCDQLPFPHLSLAYQEIGYKRGGFPITEEIANTKVNLPCNQYLEHEKTR; this is translated from the coding sequence ATGGACATAAAAAAGTGCAAATTCACTAAACTCCAAACCATATTAGATGAACGTGGCAATTTAACAATAATCGAAAGTGGAAAAAATTCTAGATTTAAATTCAAACGGGAATTTTATATGCATAAAATCTTCAAGGACGTTCCAAGAGGTGGACATGCGGTAATAACTTGCGATCAACTACCATTTCCACATTTGTCACTCGCATATCAAGAAATAGGGTATAAAAGAGGTGGTTTTCCAATTACCGAGGAAATTGCGAATACGAAAGTAAATTTACCATGCAACCAATATCTCGAACACGAAAAAACGCGATAA
- a CDS encoding methyltransferase domain-containing protein translates to MPNQKINKKLLDILVDPISKRKLIRKNNTLISANSVKYEIENGVPVFTKLDPYLEIEAEAWEDEWQKGVTKSALSVYKKNMQIFKKLKFWEESGEAANYIPTKLTDAVLDIGCGNGVSTSHIRGRRVVGLELSKKQMIRAKEKFPNNDFVVGDARKLPFRSDTFDVVVAINILHHVADPECILDESYRVLKKGGILYTVDPNLHNPIGFTGRGLFKLLKLRKVFPTFPQFALGEDERQFTKGDYYKLFLNSKFVKWKIIPHRIERLLFFSTILIPALYKIPFYDKMLEFTSIYGNKLVKNQPFDRFCYFWKAEAIK, encoded by the coding sequence ATGCCAAATCAAAAAATAAATAAAAAACTTCTGGATATTCTTGTTGATCCTATATCAAAGCGGAAATTGATTAGAAAGAACAATACTTTAATATCAGCAAATTCGGTAAAGTATGAGATAGAAAACGGCGTTCCTGTTTTTACCAAACTTGACCCATATTTAGAAATAGAGGCTGAAGCCTGGGAAGATGAGTGGCAAAAGGGAGTTACAAAAAGTGCATTAAGCGTATACAAAAAGAATATGCAAATATTTAAAAAATTAAAATTCTGGGAAGAATCGGGAGAAGCTGCAAATTATATACCGACCAAGTTAACCGATGCAGTTCTCGACATTGGTTGTGGTAATGGGGTATCAACATCACATATCAGAGGAAGACGGGTTGTTGGGTTGGAATTATCTAAAAAACAAATGATTAGAGCCAAAGAAAAATTTCCCAATAATGATTTTGTTGTTGGTGATGCGAGAAAACTCCCTTTTAGATCTGATACCTTTGATGTAGTTGTTGCAATTAATATTCTTCATCATGTGGCCGATCCGGAATGTATTTTAGATGAGAGTTATAGGGTTTTAAAAAAGGGAGGAATATTATATACAGTTGACCCCAACTTACATAATCCAATTGGTTTTACCGGTCGTGGTTTGTTCAAATTATTAAAACTAAGAAAAGTTTTTCCAACGTTTCCACAATTTGCACTCGGTGAGGATGAAAGGCAATTTACAAAAGGAGATTATTATAAATTGTTTCTTAACTCAAAGTTTGTAAAATGGAAAATAATCCCGCATAGAATAGAAAGACTTTTATTTTTTTCAACGATATTAATTCCTGCGTTATACAAAATACCGTTTTACGATAAAATGTTGGAGTTTACAAGTATATACGGTAATAAATTAGTAAAAAACCAGCCATTCGACCGATTTTGCTACTTCTGGAAAGCTGAAGCTATCAAATGA
- a CDS encoding UDP-N-acetylglucosamine 2-epimerase, whose protein sequence is MTKQVNNQTKRKTLFVFMVGTTAELIRVAPILIELKKRNQKYKIILSGQNNVRVKEVEKYTGQLETTLLINKSTKPSVFRFGIWAVKAFILGLDILHKEKMQARKNINLIIYGDPVTTTIGAIIAKILHIKIIHIESGDLSKNLKEPFPEEICRNINIRLADVLFPPSTWATNNLKNIHKPKINTHFNTLLEGFNWYKKQTIQKNVIPKQKYYILILHRQEHVIFRKNWSKKIIKTVIDNSEKKLVCVLFNHPITVKIIKSLDMENKNIKIMPLINYSTFIKLMEKAEYIATDGATNQFEAYLMGKPCLLLREHTEQIEGLNENVVLSKGDTGIINDFLTDYKKRRRKPVKTNIKPSEIIVNYLLKN, encoded by the coding sequence ATGACAAAGCAAGTTAATAATCAAACAAAAAGAAAAACACTTTTTGTTTTTATGGTTGGCACTACCGCTGAATTAATTCGTGTTGCTCCGATATTGATAGAACTAAAGAAAAGAAATCAAAAATATAAAATTATTTTGTCCGGTCAAAACAATGTTCGCGTAAAAGAGGTTGAAAAGTATACTGGACAATTAGAAACGACTTTACTTATAAACAAAAGCACTAAGCCTTCAGTATTCCGTTTTGGAATATGGGCGGTCAAAGCTTTTATTCTCGGTCTTGATATCTTGCATAAAGAAAAAATGCAGGCAAGAAAAAATATCAATTTAATTATATATGGCGATCCAGTTACAACTACAATTGGTGCAATTATCGCCAAGATATTACACATAAAAATTATTCACATAGAAAGTGGAGATTTGTCTAAGAATTTGAAAGAACCGTTTCCCGAAGAAATTTGTAGGAATATCAATATTCGACTTGCCGATGTGTTGTTTCCTCCGAGTACATGGGCAACAAATAATCTCAAAAATATCCATAAACCCAAAATAAACACCCATTTCAATACTTTACTTGAAGGGTTTAATTGGTATAAGAAACAAACTATTCAAAAAAATGTTATACCAAAACAGAAATATTACATTTTAATATTACACAGACAAGAACATGTAATATTTCGCAAAAATTGGTCGAAAAAGATAATTAAAACTGTGATAGATAATTCAGAAAAGAAACTTGTGTGTGTGCTGTTTAATCACCCTATCACAGTAAAAATAATTAAATCGCTGGATATGGAAAATAAGAATATAAAAATAATGCCTTTGATTAATTATTCAACCTTTATTAAATTAATGGAAAAAGCTGAATATATCGCAACCGATGGGGCGACAAATCAGTTTGAAGCTTACTTAATGGGGAAACCGTGTTTGTTGTTAAGAGAACACACTGAGCAAATTGAGGGGTTAAACGAAAATGTAGTACTGTCAAAAGGAGACACCGGAATCATAAATGATTTTCTTACCGACTATAAAAAAAGAAGAAGAAAACCTGTAAAAACTAATATTAAACCGTCGGAAATTATCGTGAACTATTTATTAAAAAACTAG
- a CDS encoding N-acetyltransferase: MNSDVFIHPLSDVRTTNIGSKTKVWQFSVILEGAVIGKNCNINCQTFIENDVVIGDNVTVKCGVYIWDGIRLKDNVFIGPNVTFTNDNFPRSKQYPEKYLPIIIEKGASVGANSTILGNITIGANAMIGAGSVVTKNVPQNQLWMGSPARCVKEI, encoded by the coding sequence ATGAATAGTGATGTTTTTATCCATCCACTTTCGGATGTGAGGACAACCAACATTGGTTCAAAAACTAAAGTGTGGCAATTTTCAGTTATTCTTGAAGGGGCAGTTATCGGAAAAAACTGTAATATCAATTGTCAAACCTTCATCGAAAACGACGTCGTTATCGGCGACAATGTCACGGTAAAATGCGGTGTTTATATCTGGGATGGAATACGGTTGAAAGACAATGTCTTTATTGGCCCAAATGTCACTTTTACTAACGATAATTTTCCGAGATCGAAACAATACCCGGAAAAATATTTACCGATAATCATAGAAAAAGGTGCTTCGGTCGGTGCAAACTCCACTATTCTCGGCAATATTACAATAGGGGCAAACGCAATGATTGGAGCAGGTAGTGTGGTTACAAAAAACGTACCACAAAATCAACTTTGGATGGGAAGTCCGGCAAGATGTGTTAAAGAAATATGA
- a CDS encoding discoidin domain-containing protein produces the protein MKKRIKNIRLGKLSFIFLVIIVVLIAYGQTLQMYFWQDDSALIFKLQNPEGAAGSFGEGIIGHGAYKYLVTPFVPFFPLFGKDPFGYFFIGFITYIIATYFFHRFVRELYGEIKYAYYSTLIFAAGYIGSDIMFRVINSWQTNFGLILAFLTFEQIVKFTKKKKKVHYFLAVFFYWAATEFVFIRSHSLIVPIVVLDALFLVNISKVTSLLKYGIRQIPFLFIFYFRYLTNEGFGGPGLVSLVNELVAGNVEILAPLFANIGNSVFAYPLQEKLLTFVLPRIVSDQAFVVSGFAFGLFSVFYLLAMCHEATKKKIIGIGILFLGMILNLFLYSLDYLWYRQIADIFSGALGIEFIVFSFTICIQNIHKNKKLSKVAFFAFIVIVTQVFGYYVQYPSAIWGTTHRYFSYVVIGFAIIFVSIIKLGENKKSKQSFLGKGLLIGILSMHLYFGFTYQANLVETRSKTTREFYTKLLTYVPDIEKGSGFYFDVSLEPPYPQRFYDFFSVGSMPESTALAMYYDVDRYDVRHLTDFNETVLYIANGDMEIDYLYSYYYGKNGLVDNTYKMRELLNNGSENTVFTSLSDVVAIPLVPVELKLTISAAKGIPPTNYKPIKYSLKEKLLILEYLKARNDYYAEVVSNSLSDWRFREVGYAVDKNITTTWQGHRIYWNEKGHEELIVDLGKVKKIGSVIWTNWKTSLAPVTYSIETSVDRKNWSVRKSVVNGPERKNVEQIVEKFAATDARYVRMVISKTQTDDSPSLLEFEVVEDRFNSISFAQAHTYYDDPLSLASNKNEWDILYEQAEPISFATISWKTDKGDIDKQSSSFPIVIDGKYHTYKIVIPAGGTSVDRFNIKFSIPISFEISNISVRSLSLNELISNDMIDELSSDSQ, from the coding sequence ATGAAAAAAAGAATTAAAAACATTCGCTTGGGTAAATTATCGTTTATCTTTCTTGTAATTATTGTCGTACTGATTGCATACGGACAGACTTTACAAATGTACTTTTGGCAAGACGATTCAGCTCTTATTTTTAAACTTCAAAACCCGGAAGGAGCCGCGGGGAGTTTCGGAGAAGGTATTATTGGCCATGGTGCATATAAATATTTAGTTACACCGTTTGTTCCGTTTTTTCCACTTTTCGGCAAAGACCCGTTCGGATATTTTTTTATAGGTTTTATCACATATATTATCGCAACCTATTTCTTTCATCGATTTGTCCGAGAATTGTATGGTGAAATAAAATATGCGTACTATTCGACACTTATATTTGCAGCAGGTTATATAGGTAGTGACATTATGTTTCGAGTTATTAATTCATGGCAAACTAACTTTGGACTTATTTTGGCGTTCTTAACTTTTGAACAGATTGTTAAGTTTACAAAAAAGAAAAAGAAAGTTCATTATTTTCTCGCTGTCTTTTTTTATTGGGCAGCAACAGAGTTTGTATTTATTCGTTCTCACTCGCTTATTGTCCCGATTGTGGTTTTAGATGCACTGTTTCTAGTAAATATTTCAAAGGTCACATCACTTTTAAAATATGGTATTCGACAGATTCCATTTTTGTTTATATTCTACTTTCGTTATCTAACCAATGAAGGATTCGGTGGGCCGGGTTTAGTAAGTTTAGTCAATGAATTAGTTGCAGGAAATGTAGAAATTTTGGCGCCATTATTTGCAAATATTGGTAATTCTGTTTTTGCATATCCACTCCAAGAAAAACTGTTAACCTTCGTTTTACCCCGTATAGTTTCAGACCAAGCCTTTGTAGTTTCTGGTTTTGCGTTTGGTTTGTTTTCCGTTTTTTATCTACTGGCGATGTGTCATGAGGCAACAAAGAAGAAAATTATTGGGATTGGAATTCTTTTTTTGGGAATGATATTAAACTTATTTCTTTATTCATTAGACTACCTTTGGTATCGGCAAATTGCAGATATATTTTCTGGAGCTCTAGGGATTGAGTTTATTGTCTTTAGTTTTACAATTTGTATTCAAAATATACACAAGAATAAAAAGCTGTCCAAGGTAGCTTTCTTTGCCTTTATTGTAATTGTGACACAAGTATTTGGTTACTATGTTCAGTATCCAAGTGCTATATGGGGAACAACACATCGCTACTTTAGTTATGTAGTGATTGGGTTTGCAATAATATTTGTTTCTATTATTAAGCTTGGGGAAAACAAAAAAAGTAAACAGTCGTTTTTAGGCAAGGGTCTTTTAATAGGAATACTTTCCATGCACCTTTATTTCGGATTTACTTATCAAGCTAATTTAGTTGAAACACGCAGTAAAACTACAAGAGAATTTTATACTAAATTATTAACATATGTGCCTGATATTGAAAAAGGATCTGGATTTTATTTTGACGTGTCTCTAGAACCGCCTTACCCTCAACGCTTCTATGATTTTTTTTCGGTAGGTTCTATGCCGGAATCGACTGCCCTTGCCATGTATTATGATGTTGACAGATATGACGTGCGACATTTAACAGACTTCAATGAAACGGTTTTATATATTGCAAATGGGGACATGGAAATTGACTATTTGTATTCATACTATTACGGGAAAAATGGACTAGTAGACAATACTTACAAAATGCGAGAACTTCTCAATAACGGGTCGGAAAACACCGTATTTACATCATTAAGTGATGTGGTGGCAATCCCGTTGGTACCTGTTGAGTTAAAACTTACTATTTCTGCTGCCAAAGGAATACCTCCAACGAATTATAAACCAATTAAATATTCCCTAAAAGAGAAGCTTTTGATACTTGAGTATCTCAAGGCTAGAAACGATTATTATGCGGAAGTAGTAAGCAATAGTCTGTCTGATTGGAGATTTAGGGAAGTTGGGTATGCTGTAGATAAAAATATTACAACTACATGGCAAGGACACAGAATTTATTGGAATGAAAAAGGACACGAAGAATTGATTGTTGATTTGGGTAAAGTTAAAAAAATTGGAAGTGTAATATGGACGAATTGGAAAACGTCGCTTGCACCGGTGACTTACAGCATAGAAACTTCAGTTGACCGGAAAAACTGGTCAGTTCGAAAATCAGTTGTAAATGGACCTGAGAGAAAAAATGTAGAACAGATTGTGGAAAAGTTTGCCGCAACTGATGCTCGATATGTACGAATGGTCATCAGCAAAACTCAAACAGACGATTCACCATCTCTATTGGAGTTTGAAGTGGTGGAAGATCGATTTAATTCAATTTCGTTTGCTCAAGCGCATACGTATTACGACGATCCCCTTTCACTTGCTAGTAATAAAAATGAATGGGATATTTTATACGAACAAGCTGAACCAATTTCATTTGCGACTATCAGTTGGAAGACGGATAAAGGAGATATAGACAAACAAAGCAGTAGTTTTCCGATTGTTATAGATGGCAAATATCATACGTACAAGATTGTTATTCCTGCAGGAGGTACTTCTGTTGATAGATTTAACATCAAATTCTCTATCCCAATTAGTTTCGAGATTTCAAATATAAGCGTGAGAAGTTTATCACTCAATGAATTGATTAGTAACGACATGATTGATGAACTTAGTAGTGATTCACAATGA
- a CDS encoding glycosyltransferase family 2 protein, whose product MELSIILPIHNEESNINPLYDRLSLVLKKLKVNYDLVFINDGSTDDSLNKLLALRNKDKRVKIINFSRNFGHMSAVTAGLRNAQGDKVVIMDCDLQDPPEVIPQLYKKSKDHDVVYAIKEKRKEGLVKRAMFSLFYIIQTHIADLPIPANAGTFSILDKKVVKIIDTLPEKNKFFSGLRVWVGFKQGSITYERAARLSGEKNSLKKLVKLAFDGLFSFSYVPLRIASILGILFALIAFVLVIIVGVLRIFFDWGIVGWASTLTTILFIGGVQLITLGIIGEYLARIYDEVKNRPEYIIQDKHGFDK is encoded by the coding sequence ATGGAACTATCAATCATTCTACCAATTCACAATGAAGAATCAAATATCAATCCTCTGTATGACAGACTTTCTCTTGTTCTTAAGAAATTAAAGGTTAACTATGATTTAGTTTTTATTAACGACGGAAGCACGGATGATTCATTAAATAAATTACTAGCACTAAGAAATAAAGACAAAAGAGTTAAAATAATAAACTTCTCGCGCAACTTTGGTCACATGTCTGCAGTTACGGCTGGTTTAAGAAACGCACAAGGAGATAAGGTTGTCATAATGGATTGCGATTTACAAGACCCTCCGGAAGTTATTCCTCAGTTGTACAAAAAATCAAAAGACCACGACGTCGTTTATGCGATTAAAGAAAAAAGGAAAGAAGGGCTAGTAAAGCGTGCAATGTTTTCGTTGTTTTATATCATCCAAACACACATAGCAGATCTGCCTATACCCGCAAACGCCGGAACTTTTTCAATTCTTGATAAAAAAGTTGTAAAAATAATTGATACTCTACCCGAAAAGAATAAATTTTTTTCAGGTCTTCGGGTTTGGGTGGGATTTAAACAAGGCAGTATCACTTATGAACGTGCGGCAAGATTGTCAGGTGAGAAAAATTCTTTAAAAAAGCTTGTTAAACTGGCATTCGACGGATTATTCTCTTTTTCTTATGTCCCCCTTAGAATAGCAAGTATATTAGGAATACTGTTTGCTCTAATTGCTTTTGTTTTGGTAATAATTGTTGGTGTTCTTAGGATATTCTTCGACTGGGGAATTGTTGGTTGGGCTTCTACATTAACCACAATTTTATTTATTGGCGGAGTTCAGTTAATAACGTTAGGTATAATAGGCGAATATTTAGCAAGAATTTATGACGAAGTTAAAAACCGCCCAGAGTATATAATTCAAGATAAACATGGGTTTGATAAATAA
- a CDS encoding class I SAM-dependent methyltransferase gives MAIVKSLLIIFVKAFFKIYFFIFGKPKYGNLFKQTLELYNGAGFIEIFSLIRMWDAPFEEINKLVPKSGRIIDLGCGDGILTNYLALSSKNRKLVGIEINKNRLKDANKGVENTKFEKGDIVSGKYPKADCIILSHVLHHLPNRKSQEKVVKETFAKLNTNGKLIIVEIIERPVLKSIFTWLTDAFIVPILFEKKLYDFNFHYRREKEWDELLCGNGYSISKTYPHSKKPFSHIIYLCQIKK, from the coding sequence ATGGCGATAGTAAAATCATTATTAATTATTTTCGTTAAAGCGTTTTTTAAAATATATTTTTTTATCTTTGGAAAACCTAAATATGGTAATTTGTTCAAACAAACTCTTGAGCTATATAACGGAGCAGGTTTTATTGAAATATTTTCGTTAATTAGAATGTGGGACGCTCCATTCGAGGAAATAAACAAGCTAGTTCCAAAATCAGGAAGAATAATTGATCTTGGTTGTGGTGACGGTATACTAACAAATTATCTTGCACTTTCTTCAAAAAATAGGAAGCTGGTCGGAATTGAGATAAACAAAAATAGACTAAAAGACGCCAACAAAGGAGTCGAAAACACAAAATTTGAAAAAGGAGATATTGTGTCGGGTAAATATCCGAAAGCCGATTGTATTATATTGTCTCATGTTCTTCACCACTTGCCGAATAGAAAATCTCAGGAGAAAGTAGTCAAGGAAACATTCGCTAAACTTAACACTAATGGAAAGTTAATAATCGTTGAAATTATTGAAAGACCTGTATTAAAATCAATATTCACTTGGCTTACGGATGCCTTCATAGTACCTATTTTATTTGAGAAAAAGCTATATGATTTTAATTTTCATTATCGCAGAGAAAAAGAGTGGGATGAATTACTTTGCGGAAATGGATATTCTATCTCGAAAACCTATCCTCACAGCAAGAAACCCTTTAGTCATATAATATATTTATGCCAAATCAAAAAATAA
- a CDS encoding acyltransferase — translation MNINIVYNHLITLRARIRSQFWKLFLKRMGKHVDIMGNVKIMSPQKISIGNNVLVNSESKLGGQCGIEIGNDVLIGYNVNIVSQNHAYDDRNIPIKNQGFYGRKIVIKDDVWIGANAVILPGVTLGKGSIVGANAVVTKDVEPFTIVGGVPAKLIKQRI, via the coding sequence ATGAATATAAATATTGTTTACAACCACCTGATTACCCTAAGAGCGAGAATAAGATCGCAGTTCTGGAAATTGTTTCTCAAAAGAATGGGAAAACATGTTGATATTATGGGGAATGTAAAAATCATGAGTCCGCAAAAAATATCAATAGGAAATAACGTGCTAGTAAATTCGGAAAGTAAATTAGGTGGGCAATGCGGTATCGAGATTGGAAATGATGTGTTGATTGGCTACAACGTAAATATCGTTTCGCAAAATCATGCGTATGACGACAGGAACATACCAATTAAAAATCAAGGATTTTACGGACGGAAAATTGTAATTAAAGACGACGTATGGATTGGTGCAAACGCCGTAATTCTTCCCGGTGTTACTCTTGGAAAAGGATCCATTGTGGGTGCCAACGCGGTTGTGACAAAAGATGTTGAACCTTTCACAATAGTGGGCGGAGTACCGGCAAAATTAATAAAACAAAGAATCTAG
- a CDS encoding glycosyltransferase family 2 protein: MPAFNAEKTLKKTFADINKKIVKKIILVDDGSKDKTVKTAQKLGIEVYKHPKNLGYGGNQKTCYWEALQYKPQVVVMIHPDYQYDATLIEELIRPILQGRYGYTFGSRIRTRKEALDGGMPLHKYLFNRMYTLFANPVLGVNFSEHMSGMRAYSATTLETVPFQRFSNDFIFDQQFTVSAIAKGIRIGEIPIPVRFYEESSSIKLLPGLKFGINSLAVLLLYILNNLNIYKSNIFK; the protein is encoded by the coding sequence ATGCCAGCATTTAATGCTGAAAAAACGCTCAAAAAAACTTTCGCTGACATAAACAAAAAAATTGTCAAAAAGATAATATTGGTTGATGATGGCAGTAAGGATAAAACTGTCAAAACCGCTCAAAAATTGGGGATTGAAGTTTATAAACATCCGAAAAATCTTGGTTACGGTGGTAATCAGAAAACGTGTTACTGGGAAGCGCTTCAGTACAAACCTCAAGTGGTTGTAATGATTCATCCCGATTATCAGTATGACGCAACTTTGATAGAAGAACTTATTCGGCCAATTTTACAAGGGCGATACGGTTACACATTTGGGAGTAGAATACGAACTCGCAAAGAAGCGCTAGATGGCGGAATGCCCCTTCATAAATACTTGTTTAATCGGATGTATACATTATTTGCCAATCCAGTACTGGGTGTAAATTTTAGTGAACACATGTCGGGTATGCGGGCTTACTCCGCAACCACTCTCGAAACTGTACCGTTTCAGCGATTTTCAAATGATTTTATTTTTGATCAGCAATTCACGGTTTCTGCTATAGCCAAGGGAATAAGAATTGGAGAAATACCAATTCCTGTTAGATTTTACGAAGAGTCTTCTTCTATTAAATTGCTACCCGGTTTGAAATTTGGAATTAATTCACTTGCGGTTTTACTGCTTTACATATTAAATAACCTAAACATATATAAAAGTAATATTTTTAAATAA